One Castanea sativa cultivar Marrone di Chiusa Pesio chromosome 4, ASM4071231v1 DNA window includes the following coding sequences:
- the LOC142631926 gene encoding ion channel CASTOR-like isoform X4 has protein sequence MSFSFCLQDQISKSNISIGATNSIEQEIDHFPSKNLKILALSLSITLLSVPFLIFKYVDYVSKSRSLDNISEEVSLNKQLAYRVDLFLSVHPYAKPLALLVATLLLICLGGLALYGVTDGSLAECLWLSWTYVADSGNHADSEGIRWKLVSVSISFGGMLIFAMMLGLVSDAISEKLDSLRKGRSEVVEKSHTLILGWSDKLGSLLNQLAMANESLGGGIVVVMAERDKEEMELDIAKMEFNFKGTSVICRSGSPLILADLKKVSVSKARAIIVLAEDGNADQSDARALRTVLSLTGVKEGLRGHIVVELSDLDNEVLVKLVGGDLVQTVVAHDVIGRLMIQCARQPGLAQIWEDILGFENCEFYIKRWPQLDGMQYEDVLISFPDAIPCGVKVASYGGKIVLNPEDSYVLQEGDEVLVIAEDDDTYSPAALPTVWRGSLPKDFFVPKSTEKILLCGWRRDMEDMIMVLDAFLAPGSELWMFNDVLEKEREKKLTDGGLDINRLVNISLVHREGNAVIRRHLESLPLQSFDSILILADESMEDSAIQADSRSLATLLLIRDIQAKRLPFRDTQVHRGSFSQGSWIGDMQQASDKSVIISEILDPRTKNLLSMSKISDYVLSNELVSMALAMVAEDRQINDVLEELFAEEGNEMHIRHADLYLREGEELSFYEILLRARQRREIVIGYRFANAERAVINPPAKSERRRWSLKDVFVVIAEKDE, from the exons ATGAGCTTCAG TTTCTGCTTGCAGGACCAGATCTCCAAAAGCAATATCTCTATAGGTGCTACCAACTCCATTGAACAGGAGATTGATCATTTTCCAagcaaaaacttgaaaattttagctCTCAGTCTCTCTATCACACTTTTATCTGTCCCTTTTCTGATTTTCAAGTATGTTGATTATGTCTCTAAATCAAGATCATTGGACAATATTTCAGAAGAAGTTTCTCTTAACAAACAACTAGCATATCGGGTGGATTTGTTTTTATCTGTACACCCATATGCTAAGCCGTTGGCTTTGTTAGTTGCAACTCTATTACTTATATGTCTTGGGGGGTTGGCACTCTATGGAGTGACTGATGGTAGCTTAGCAGAGTGCCTTTGGTTATCTTGGACATATGTAGCTGATTCTGGCAACCATGCTGACTCTGAAGGTATTCGTTGGAAACTAGTTTCAGTTTCCATTAGCTTTGGTGGGATGCTTATATTTGCAATGATGCTTGGACTTGTTTCTGATGCAATTTCTGAGAAGCTTGACTCATTGAGGAAAGGAAGAAGTGAGGTGGTCGAAAAAAGCCACACTTTGATACTTGGGTGGAGTGATAAATTG GGATCACTACTTAATCAACTTGCTATGGCCAATGAGAGTTTGGGAGGAGGAATTGTTGTTGTGATGGCTGAGCGAGACAAAGAGGAAATGGAACTTGACATTGCTAAGATGGAATTCAATTTTAAAGGAACATCAGTGATATGCCGAAGTGGGAGCCCTCTGATTCTAGCTGACCTGAAAAAG GTATCTGTCTCCAAGGCCCGTGCAATCATTGTGCTTGCTGAAGATGGAAATGCTGACCAG AGTGATGCTCGTGCACTTAGAACAGTTTTAAGTCTAACCGGAGTTAAGGAAGGGCTTAGAGGACACATAGTTGTGGAACTTAGTGATCTTGACAATGAGGTCCTTGTTAAACTTGTTGGTGGAGATCTTGTACAAACTGTTGTGGCTCATGATGTAATTGGTCGTTTGATGATTCAATGTGCTCGGCAGCCAGGACTTGCACAG ATCTGGGAAGATATTCTTGGGTTTGAAAATTGTGAGTTCTACATCAAGAGATGGCCACAGTTGGATGGCATGCAATATGAGGATGTCTTAATTAGTTTTCCTGATGCCATTCCTTGTGGAGTCAAGGTTGCATCTTATGGTGGTAAAATTGTTCTTAATCCTGAGGATTCCTATGTCCTACAAGAAGGCGATGAAGTTCTTGTTATAGCTGAGGATGATGACACCTATTCTCCAGCAGCACTGCCTACG GTTTGGAGAGGAAGTCTACCCAAagatttttttgttccaaaatctACAGAAAAGATACTTTTATGTGGTTGGCGACGAGATATGGAGGATATGATTATG GTATTGGATGCGTTTCTAGCACCTGGTTCAGAGCTTTGGATGTTCAATGATGTTCTTGAAAAGGAGAGGGAGAAGAAGCTTACTGATGGTGGACTTGACATAAACCGATTGGTGAATATATCCTTGGTTCATCGCGAGGGAAATGCTGTAATACGGCGTCATTTAGAAAGCCTTCCCCTGCAATCTTTTGATTCA ATCTTGATTCTGGCTGATGAATCTATGGAAGATTCTGCAATTCAAGCCGATTCCAGGTCTCTTGCCACATTACTATTAATTCGTGACATTCAG gcAAAACGTCTCCCATTCAGAGACACTCAAGTTCATAGAGGAAGCTTCTCACAAGGGTCTTGGATAGGAGATATGCAGCAAGCTTCAGATAAATCAGTTATAATCAGTGAAATTCTGGATCCAAggacaaaaaatttattatccaTGTCAAAGATTAGCGATTATGTTTTATCAAATGAGCTTGTCAGCATGGCACTGGCCATGGTTGCAGAGGATCGACAAATAAATGATGTATTAGAAGAGCTCTTTGCTGAGGAG GGGAATGAGATGCATATAAGACATGCAGATCTCTATCTTCGTGAAGGGGAGGAATTGAGTTTCTATGAGATACTCTTACGAGCCCGACAAAGGAGGGAGATTGTGATTGGTTATCGTTTTGCCAATGCTGAGAGAGCTGTCATCAATCCCCCTGCTAAAAGCGAGAGACGAAGGTGGTCATTGAAGGATGTATTTGTGGTAATTGCTGAGAAAGATGAGTGA